In the genome of Dickeya fangzhongdai, one region contains:
- the uca gene encoding urea carboxylase produces the protein MFERVLIANRGAIAVRIIRTLKTMGVKAIVVYAEADRHSLHVRQADEAWSLGDGPVRDTYLNQDKLLHIAAKSGAQAIHPGYGFLSENAGFVTRCEQAGLVFLGPTVAQMTAFGLKHQARVLAQQNDVPLLPGSGLLTSLDSACEQARRIGYPVMLKSTAGGGGIGMQRCNDQDQLVDAFTRVKRLAGNNFADDGVFLEKFIAQARHIEVQVFGDGQGNVIALGERDCSAQRRNQKVIEETPAPNLGDNVRAELQATAIRLCQAVNYRSAGTVEYVYDEISKQFWFLEVNTRLQVEHGVTEMVYGVDIVQWMVTLGAGCLPPLHTLAAAPRGHAIQVRLYAEDPAKQFQPCAGLLSNVSFPDSLPGLTLRIDHWLDSGSEVSPFYDPMLAKVLVHGASRDAALDGMAQALSATSLYGIETNLDWLRYLLTLPAVRRGEIITATLGGVVWQPATLDVLGGGTLTTVQDAPGRTGYWHVGVPPSGPFDTRSFRLGNQLLGNAPDAAGLELTLRGPTLRFNRDCAFVITGAAINARLDDAPLAGWRTHHARAGQTLTLGDIQGAGCRSYLLLAGGLACPTYLGSRSTFTLGKFGGHAGRALRAGDVLHLAAPQSPAIDVALPAPDWHSHWQLRVVYGPHGAPDYFTPEDIGAFFAADWQVHYNSSRTGIRLIGPKPQWARTDGGEAGMHPSNIHDNAYAFGTVDFTGDMPVILGPDGPSLGGFVCPATVIHADLWKLGQLKAGDSIRFMPVSLEQADELAREAESAIAAGRPVAEPTLAACCPSPVLYHRSAQGDRPSVNCLAAGDRFLLLEYGEHRLDIALRFRVHALMQWLEQHPLPGVQELTPGIRSLQIHFDSLQCPRSALLAHLQQADDALGDLQHAAVPSRTVWLPLSWDDDACREAITRYTQSVRPGAPWCPSNIEFIRRINGLESVDQVKDIVFSARYLVMGLGDVYLGAPVATPLDPRHRLVTTKYNPARTWTAENSVGIGGAYLCVYGMEGPGGYQFIGRTLQMWNRDRQTDVFRQPWLLRFFDQIRFYPVTAQELLAIRERFPWGDYPLRTEEGEFHLADYQRNLVEQQSAIDAFQQQRQRAFDEELARWRADGQFTFDSSLQETTADDDTVPAHGYGVESQVAGSVWQWLVAPGDTVSAGQLVGILESMKMEIPITAPVAGIIHTLHRQPGHQVQAGQLLMVIEPADA, from the coding sequence ATGTTTGAGCGAGTACTGATTGCCAACCGTGGCGCTATTGCGGTGCGTATCATCCGCACCCTGAAAACAATGGGCGTGAAGGCCATCGTCGTTTACGCCGAAGCGGATCGTCATTCGCTGCACGTACGTCAGGCGGACGAAGCCTGGTCGCTGGGCGACGGCCCGGTGCGCGATACCTACCTGAATCAGGACAAATTACTGCACATCGCAGCGAAAAGCGGCGCACAGGCCATTCACCCCGGCTACGGCTTCCTGAGCGAGAACGCCGGTTTCGTCACCCGCTGCGAGCAGGCGGGTCTGGTATTTCTCGGCCCGACCGTGGCGCAGATGACCGCTTTCGGCCTCAAGCATCAGGCGCGTGTGCTGGCGCAGCAGAATGACGTACCGCTGCTGCCCGGCAGCGGCCTGCTCACCTCGCTGGACAGCGCCTGCGAACAGGCGCGCCGCATTGGTTATCCGGTGATGTTAAAGAGCACCGCGGGCGGCGGCGGCATCGGCATGCAGCGCTGTAATGACCAGGACCAGTTGGTCGATGCCTTTACCCGCGTGAAACGACTGGCGGGCAACAATTTCGCCGACGACGGCGTGTTTCTGGAAAAATTCATCGCCCAGGCCCGCCACATCGAAGTGCAGGTATTCGGCGACGGTCAGGGCAACGTCATCGCCCTTGGCGAGCGCGACTGCTCTGCCCAGCGCCGCAACCAGAAAGTGATTGAGGAGACCCCGGCCCCCAACCTTGGCGACAACGTACGCGCCGAACTACAGGCCACCGCCATCCGGCTGTGTCAGGCGGTGAACTACCGCAGCGCAGGCACGGTAGAGTATGTGTACGACGAAATCAGCAAGCAGTTCTGGTTCCTGGAGGTCAACACTCGCCTGCAGGTAGAACACGGCGTGACCGAGATGGTGTACGGCGTCGACATCGTGCAATGGATGGTGACGCTGGGCGCCGGTTGCCTGCCGCCGCTCCACACACTTGCCGCCGCGCCGCGCGGCCACGCCATTCAGGTGCGGCTGTACGCCGAAGACCCGGCCAAACAGTTCCAGCCTTGCGCCGGGTTGCTGAGCAACGTCAGTTTCCCGGACTCGCTGCCCGGCCTCACCCTGCGTATCGACCACTGGCTGGACAGCGGCAGCGAGGTGTCGCCGTTTTATGACCCGATGCTGGCGAAAGTCCTCGTTCACGGCGCCAGCCGGGACGCCGCGCTCGACGGTATGGCGCAGGCGCTGAGCGCCACGTCGCTGTACGGCATCGAAACCAATCTCGACTGGCTGCGCTACCTGCTGACCCTGCCCGCCGTCAGGCGCGGAGAAATCATCACCGCGACGCTGGGCGGCGTCGTCTGGCAGCCCGCTACGCTGGATGTCCTCGGCGGCGGCACGCTTACCACCGTGCAGGATGCGCCCGGCCGTACCGGTTACTGGCATGTCGGCGTCCCGCCCTCCGGACCGTTCGACACTCGCTCCTTCCGACTCGGCAATCAGTTGCTGGGCAACGCGCCGGACGCCGCCGGGCTGGAGCTCACCCTGCGTGGCCCAACGCTGCGCTTCAACCGCGACTGCGCTTTCGTCATCACCGGCGCCGCCATCAACGCCCGGCTGGATGATGCTCCGCTCGCCGGCTGGCGGACTCATCACGCCCGCGCCGGGCAAACGCTGACGCTTGGCGATATTCAGGGCGCGGGCTGCCGCAGCTACCTGTTGCTGGCCGGCGGTCTGGCCTGCCCGACGTATCTGGGCAGCCGCAGCACCTTCACGCTCGGCAAATTCGGCGGTCATGCCGGGCGTGCATTGCGCGCCGGCGACGTACTGCATCTGGCCGCGCCTCAGTCGCCCGCCATCGATGTCGCCCTGCCTGCGCCCGACTGGCACTCTCACTGGCAATTGCGGGTGGTGTACGGGCCGCACGGCGCGCCGGACTACTTTACCCCAGAGGACATCGGGGCCTTTTTCGCTGCCGACTGGCAGGTGCATTACAACTCCAGCCGTACCGGCATCCGGCTGATTGGCCCTAAACCTCAGTGGGCGCGAACCGACGGCGGCGAAGCCGGCATGCACCCGTCCAATATCCACGACAACGCCTACGCCTTCGGCACGGTGGATTTTACCGGCGATATGCCGGTCATCCTGGGGCCGGACGGCCCATCGCTGGGCGGGTTCGTCTGCCCGGCCACGGTGATCCACGCCGATTTATGGAAACTCGGCCAGTTAAAAGCCGGCGACAGCATTCGTTTCATGCCGGTGAGCCTGGAGCAGGCGGACGAACTGGCGCGCGAAGCGGAATCCGCCATCGCCGCCGGTCGCCCGGTGGCAGAACCCACCCTCGCCGCCTGTTGCCCCTCGCCCGTGCTGTATCACCGATCGGCGCAAGGCGATCGGCCATCGGTGAACTGTCTGGCGGCAGGCGACCGTTTCCTGCTGCTGGAGTATGGCGAGCACCGGCTGGATATCGCCCTGCGTTTTCGCGTGCACGCGCTGATGCAGTGGCTGGAACAGCATCCGTTACCGGGTGTACAGGAGCTGACGCCGGGTATCCGCTCGCTGCAAATCCATTTCGATAGCCTGCAATGCCCGCGCAGCGCGCTGCTGGCGCATCTGCAGCAAGCAGACGACGCGCTCGGCGACCTGCAGCATGCCGCCGTTCCTTCCCGCACCGTGTGGCTGCCGCTCAGTTGGGACGACGACGCCTGCCGCGAGGCCATCACCCGCTATACCCAGTCGGTCAGACCCGGCGCCCCCTGGTGCCCCAGCAACATCGAATTCATCCGTCGCATCAACGGGCTGGAATCGGTGGATCAGGTCAAAGACATCGTCTTCAGCGCCCGTTATCTGGTGATGGGGCTGGGAGACGTCTACCTCGGCGCGCCGGTCGCCACCCCGCTCGACCCGCGTCACCGGCTGGTGACCACCAAATACAACCCGGCCCGCACCTGGACGGCGGAAAACTCGGTCGGCATCGGCGGCGCCTATCTGTGTGTATACGGTATGGAAGGCCCCGGCGGCTATCAGTTCATCGGCCGCACGTTGCAGATGTGGAACCGCGATCGACAAACCGACGTTTTCCGTCAACCCTGGTTGCTGCGGTTCTTCGATCAGATTCGCTTTTATCCGGTTACCGCGCAGGAGCTGCTGGCGATCCGCGAGCGCTTCCCGTGGGGAGATTATCCGTTGCGTACCGAAGAAGGGGAGTTTCATCTCGCCGACTATCAGCGGAATCTGGTGGAGCAGCAATCGGCGATCGACGCTTTCCAGCAGCAACGCCAGCGAGCCTTTGACGAGGAACTGGCGCGCTGGCGCGCCGACGGTCAGTTCACTTTCGACAGCAGCTTGCAGGAGACTACCGCTGATGACGATACCGTTCCGGCCCACGGCTACGGCGTGGAAAGCCAGGTGGCGGGCAGCGTCTGGCAGTGGCTGGTTGCTCCCGGCGATACCGTCAGCGCCGGTCAACTGGTGGGGATTCTGGAGTCGATGAAAATGGAAATCCCCATCACCGCGCCGGTCGCGGGCATTATTCACACACTGCACCGTCAACCCGGCCATCAGGTGCAGGCGGGACAGTTGCTGATGGTGATCGAACCCGCTGACGCCTGA
- a CDS encoding urea amidolyase associated protein UAAP2 — protein MIQTSQRDPATAVYRATLPAGDYWLHRIEAGQTLRITDLEGNQAADTLFYNADDTAERYSVTDTLRGQRNVFLTTGSILRSNEDRPMLEIVADTCGRHDTLGGACATESNTVRYDLEKRHMHACRDSWMLAVAQHPEYHLTKRDITHNINFFMNVPVTREGGLTFADGISAPGKYVEMVAKMNVLVLISNCPQLNNPCNGYNPTPIDIAVW, from the coding sequence ATGATCCAGACCAGCCAACGCGACCCCGCCACGGCGGTTTATCGCGCCACCCTTCCCGCCGGCGACTACTGGCTGCACCGCATTGAAGCCGGTCAGACGCTGCGTATTACCGATCTCGAAGGCAATCAGGCCGCCGATACCCTGTTCTACAACGCCGACGACACCGCCGAGCGCTACAGCGTGACCGATACCCTGCGCGGTCAGCGCAACGTCTTTCTCACCACCGGCAGCATACTGCGTTCCAACGAGGACCGCCCGATGCTGGAAATCGTGGCGGACACCTGCGGCCGCCACGACACCCTCGGCGGCGCCTGCGCCACCGAGAGCAACACGGTGCGCTACGATCTGGAAAAACGCCACATGCACGCCTGCCGCGACAGCTGGATGCTGGCGGTGGCGCAACACCCGGAATACCACCTGACCAAACGCGACATCACCCACAACATCAATTTTTTCATGAACGTGCCGGTGACGCGGGAAGGCGGATTGACCTTCGCCGACGGCATCTCCGCACCGGGGAAATACGTGGAAATGGTGGCGAAAATGAACGTACTGGTGCTGATCTCCAATTGTCCGCAGTTGAACAACCCTTGTAACGGCTATAACCCCACCCCGATCGATATCGCCGTCTGGTAA
- a CDS encoding urea amidolyase associated protein UAAP1 — protein MNDHYQTELPAGSHWSLVMRRGTALCLTDVEGGANVGMLFYNPENPLERYNAPDTLKCQHTFRLTAGHCLYSDMGRIFCGIEADSFGWHETVCGSANAQQVARQFGELNYQQARNSRHQNGYDSFLVELAKYGLGKRDMAACVNFFARVSSDDDGNLTLEQQGQPGASVTLRFAMDTLVILHTCPHPLSAAADYPRHPILLTLDHQRAPLPDICLARPENRRGLRNNTLYYLAEQPQGV, from the coding sequence ATGAACGATCATTATCAGACCGAACTGCCCGCTGGGTCGCACTGGTCGCTGGTCATGCGCCGTGGTACCGCGCTGTGCCTGACCGACGTCGAAGGCGGCGCCAACGTGGGCATGCTGTTCTACAACCCGGAAAATCCGCTGGAGCGTTACAACGCGCCGGACACGCTCAAATGCCAGCATACGTTTCGCCTGACCGCCGGCCACTGCCTGTACTCGGATATGGGCCGTATTTTCTGCGGCATCGAAGCCGACAGTTTCGGCTGGCATGAAACCGTGTGCGGTAGCGCCAACGCGCAGCAGGTGGCGCGTCAGTTCGGCGAACTGAACTACCAGCAGGCCCGTAACAGCCGCCATCAGAACGGCTACGACAGCTTTCTGGTGGAACTGGCGAAATACGGTCTTGGCAAGCGCGACATGGCCGCCTGCGTTAACTTTTTCGCCCGCGTGAGCAGCGACGACGACGGCAACCTGACGCTGGAACAGCAGGGACAGCCCGGCGCCAGCGTCACTCTGCGTTTCGCCATGGATACGCTGGTTATCCTGCATACCTGCCCGCATCCGCTCAGCGCCGCCGCTGACTACCCGCGACATCCGATCCTGCTGACACTGGACCACCAGCGTGCGCCGTTGCCGGACATCTGTCTGGCACGACCGGAGAACCGGCGCGGACTGCGCAACAACACGCTTTACTATCTGGCCGAACAACCCCAAGGAGTCTGA
- a CDS encoding ABC transporter ATP-binding protein encodes MSLLKLKNIRKEYDGQVVLERLNVSVEEGEFVSIVGASGCGKTTFLKMLLGTESPSSGQLLLDGAPMPQEPDEHRGVVFQRYSVFPHLSVAENVMLGAEFAEARWLGRVWGRRRRALHAGAMEMLRQVGLEQSAHKYPHQLSGGMQQRLALAQALIKRPRILLLDEPFGALDPGIRAEMHQLISQLWRENCLTIFMITHDLKEGFSLGSRLWVFDKLRQDPQAPDAFGASITYDLPLERSPAGVRASVGELIDGRRHVA; translated from the coding sequence ATGTCGTTGTTAAAACTTAAAAACATCAGGAAAGAGTACGACGGTCAGGTGGTGCTGGAACGGCTCAACGTCTCGGTCGAGGAAGGCGAATTCGTCTCCATCGTCGGTGCGTCCGGTTGCGGCAAGACCACGTTTCTCAAGATGCTGCTCGGCACTGAAAGCCCCAGCAGCGGCCAGTTGCTGCTCGACGGCGCGCCCATGCCGCAGGAGCCGGACGAACACCGCGGCGTGGTGTTCCAGCGCTACTCGGTTTTCCCTCACCTCAGCGTGGCGGAGAACGTCATGCTCGGTGCGGAATTCGCCGAAGCCCGCTGGCTGGGCCGGGTATGGGGCCGGCGGCGTCGCGCCCTGCACGCCGGCGCAATGGAGATGTTGCGTCAGGTAGGTCTGGAACAATCCGCTCACAAGTATCCGCATCAGCTGTCCGGCGGCATGCAGCAGCGGCTGGCGCTGGCGCAGGCGTTGATCAAACGCCCGCGCATTCTGCTGCTGGATGAGCCGTTCGGCGCGCTGGACCCCGGCATCCGCGCCGAGATGCACCAGTTGATCAGCCAGTTGTGGCGGGAAAATTGCCTGACCATTTTCATGATCACCCATGACCTTAAAGAAGGTTTTTCACTCGGGTCGCGCCTGTGGGTGTTCGACAAGCTGCGCCAGGACCCGCAAGCGCCAGACGCTTTTGGCGCCAGCATCACCTACGACCTTCCGCTGGAGCGCTCGCCTGCCGGCGTGCGAGCTTCGGTGGGAGAACTGATTGACGGGCGGCGGCATGTCGCCTGA
- a CDS encoding ABC transporter permease has protein sequence MRKLINYQPLPLTRGMMGFLPLLALLLVYLMASDARLAANAADKLLPGLGAMADAMHRMAFEPNERTGEYMLWVDTAASLLRLLIGVGLSAMLALVFGLLCGALPAVRATLSPLITLFALIPPLAVLPVLFICFGLGEVSKVVLIMVGITPFIIRDLQLYIQSLPQEQLVKAQTLGGHSGQILWRVILPQLMPRLLDAVRLSLSSAWLFLIAAEAIAATEGLGYRIFLMRRYLAMDVILPYVAWITALAFLLDVLLRVISRRGWPWYYSK, from the coding sequence ATGCGCAAATTGATCAACTACCAGCCGCTGCCGCTGACACGCGGGATGATGGGGTTTCTGCCGCTACTGGCGCTGCTGCTTGTCTACCTGATGGCGTCCGACGCCCGACTGGCGGCGAACGCCGCCGACAAGCTGTTGCCGGGGCTGGGCGCGATGGCGGACGCCATGCATCGCATGGCGTTCGAGCCCAACGAACGCACCGGCGAATACATGCTGTGGGTCGACACCGCCGCCAGCCTGCTTCGGCTGTTGATCGGCGTGGGGTTGAGCGCGATGCTGGCGCTGGTGTTCGGCCTGCTGTGCGGCGCGCTGCCGGCAGTGCGCGCCACGCTGTCGCCGCTGATCACCCTGTTTGCGCTGATCCCGCCGCTGGCGGTGCTGCCTGTCCTGTTCATCTGCTTCGGACTGGGCGAGGTATCCAAAGTGGTGCTGATCATGGTGGGCATCACGCCGTTCATCATTCGCGACCTGCAACTCTACATCCAGAGCCTGCCGCAGGAGCAACTGGTCAAAGCGCAAACCCTCGGCGGCCACAGCGGCCAAATCCTGTGGCGGGTGATTCTACCGCAATTGATGCCGCGGTTGCTGGATGCGGTGCGCCTGTCGCTCAGTTCCGCCTGGCTGTTCCTGATCGCCGCCGAAGCTATCGCCGCCACCGAGGGGCTGGGCTACCGCATCTTCCTGATGCGCCGCTATCTGGCGATGGACGTCATTCTGCCTTACGTCGCCTGGATCACGGCGCTGGCGTTCCTGCTCGATGTGCTGCTGCGGGTCATCAGCCGTCGCGGCTGGCCCTGGTATTACTCGAAATGA
- a CDS encoding putative urea ABC transporter substrate-binding protein, whose protein sequence is MKTIQRLLLVCALALCSAGALAANKPAFKLCWSIYAGWMPWDYAQQQGIIKKWADKYGIDIQFVQVNDYIESVNQYTAGGFDGCAMTNMDALTIPAAGGVDSTALIVGDYSNGNDGILIKGTNSLAALKGKPINLVQLSVSHYLLARALEKNGMSEKDIKVVNTADADLVAAFGTSEVQAIVTWNPLLAEAKKQPGSQLAFSSAQIPGEILDLLVVNTATLKQHPELGKALTGAWYETLQAMSGDSSVARQARTFMGQAAGTDLAGFDEQLAATHLFATPKQALEFVQNAQLKTTMQSVAEFSFRHGLLGDGAPGADVVGVSTPVGLWGNTGNVKLRFSDEFLKLAADNKL, encoded by the coding sequence ATGAAAACGATTCAACGATTACTGCTTGTTTGCGCACTGGCGCTGTGCAGCGCTGGCGCGCTGGCCGCCAACAAACCCGCCTTCAAACTCTGCTGGTCCATTTACGCCGGCTGGATGCCGTGGGACTACGCCCAGCAGCAAGGCATCATCAAGAAATGGGCCGACAAATACGGCATCGATATCCAGTTTGTTCAGGTCAACGACTACATCGAATCCGTTAACCAGTACACCGCAGGCGGCTTTGACGGCTGCGCCATGACCAACATGGACGCGCTGACCATTCCGGCGGCCGGCGGCGTGGACAGCACCGCGCTTATCGTCGGCGACTACTCAAACGGCAACGACGGCATTCTGATCAAAGGCACTAACAGCCTGGCCGCGCTCAAAGGCAAGCCGATCAATCTGGTCCAGCTGTCCGTGTCTCACTACCTGCTGGCGCGGGCGCTGGAAAAGAACGGCATGAGCGAGAAAGACATCAAGGTGGTGAATACCGCCGATGCCGATCTGGTCGCCGCCTTCGGTACGTCGGAGGTGCAGGCCATCGTCACCTGGAACCCGTTGCTGGCGGAAGCCAAAAAACAGCCGGGCAGCCAGCTGGCGTTTTCTTCCGCGCAAATCCCCGGCGAAATTCTCGATCTGCTGGTGGTCAATACCGCCACACTGAAGCAACACCCCGAGCTGGGCAAAGCCCTGACCGGCGCCTGGTATGAAACCCTGCAAGCGATGTCCGGCGACAGCAGCGTCGCCCGCCAAGCCCGCACCTTCATGGGGCAGGCCGCCGGCACCGACCTGGCCGGATTTGACGAGCAACTGGCCGCCACCCACCTGTTCGCCACCCCGAAACAGGCGCTGGAGTTCGTCCAGAACGCCCAGTTGAAAACCACCATGCAGTCGGTCGCGGAATTCTCCTTCCGTCACGGCCTGCTGGGCGACGGCGCGCCGGGCGCAGACGTGGTGGGGGTATCCACCCCTGTGGGTCTGTGGGGCAACACCGGTAACGTCAAACTGCGTTTCAGCGACGAGTTTCTGAAACTGGCGGCCGACAACAAGCTGTAA
- a CDS encoding DUF3053 domain-containing protein yields MMLADYRSRWLLPVVMLVVALQLSACGDKDKDARQAFITFLQGISQQEGRQLPALSEPQKQSFGRFTQDYAVMTAFNQQLDQALAGSLTPMLDVVSRIRVPQDYVTQRDNLRQALGGLNMLSPQVQNAKTQADNARRALKQPEELQTVYDKVYNRAVSLPANAMVTVVPASTSFAQSVVQVGDYLQTQGNQVVFGNNGVQFHTQQQVDQYNSMMTDIANQQQKLFTTLKSQNFLPH; encoded by the coding sequence ATGATGTTGGCGGATTACCGTTCGCGCTGGCTGCTGCCAGTGGTTATGTTGGTTGTGGCATTGCAACTGTCGGCCTGCGGCGACAAGGATAAGGATGCGCGTCAGGCGTTCATCACCTTCCTGCAGGGGATTTCACAGCAGGAAGGGCGCCAGTTGCCGGCGTTGTCCGAACCGCAGAAACAGAGCTTCGGGCGTTTTACCCAGGATTACGCTGTGATGACCGCTTTCAATCAGCAACTGGATCAGGCGCTGGCAGGCAGCCTGACGCCGATGCTGGACGTAGTGTCCCGCATTCGCGTGCCGCAGGATTACGTTACTCAGCGCGATAACCTGCGTCAGGCGCTGGGCGGCCTCAATATGCTGAGCCCGCAGGTGCAGAACGCCAAAACCCAGGCGGATAACGCCCGCCGTGCGCTCAAGCAGCCGGAAGAATTGCAGACGGTATACGATAAAGTCTATAACCGCGCCGTTTCCCTGCCGGCCAATGCGATGGTGACGGTAGTGCCGGCCAGCACGTCGTTTGCACAGAGCGTGGTGCAGGTGGGCGATTATCTGCAGACGCAAGGCAATCAGGTGGTGTTTGGCAACAACGGCGTCCAGTTCCACACCCAGCAGCAGGTGGATCAGTACAACAGCATGATGACCGATATCGCCAATCAGCAGCAGAAACTGTTCACGACGCTCAAATCCCAGAATTTCCTGCCTCACTAA
- a CDS encoding PTS mannitol transporter subunit IICBA: MLSPDTKVKVQNFGRFLSNMVMPNIGAFIAWGIITALFIPTGWIPNATLAKLVGPMITYLLPLLIGFTGGRLVGGERGGVVGAITTMGVVVGSDIPMFLGAMIAGPLGGWAIKHFDRAVDGKIKSGFEMLVNNFSAGIIGMLLAILSFLAIGPLVEALSRILAAGVHLMVQNNLLPLASIFVEPAKILFLNNAINHGIFSPLGIQQATEAGKSIFFLIEANPGPGMGVLMAYMLFGRGNAKQSAPGAAIIHFLGGIHEIYFPYVLMNPRLIIAVILGGMTGVFTLGLLNGGLVSPASPGSILAVLAMTPKGAYFANIVAIAAAFAVSFVVSAILLKSSKVKDDDELELATRRMQEMKSASKGQAVSGVSGDLGTVRKIIVACDAGMGSSAMGAGVLRKKVQDAGLRGISVTNSAINNLPEDVDLVITHRDLTERAMRHAPQAQHISLTNFLDSNLYNDLVARLQAAQPGEAKPAAAAAVAEPAAAPQTLFQLTEKNVFLNLQAADKEQAIRFAGEQLVKGGYVEPAYVDAMLEREKLTSTYLGESIAVPHGTIEAKDRVLKTGVVFCQYPQGVRFGDDEDDVARLVIGIAARNNEHVQVITNLTSALDDESIIERLAQTENVQDVLDLLSGKSPA; encoded by the coding sequence ATGCTCTCACCAGATACCAAGGTCAAGGTGCAGAATTTTGGCCGTTTCCTGAGCAATATGGTGATGCCGAATATCGGCGCCTTTATTGCCTGGGGGATTATCACAGCACTGTTTATTCCTACCGGATGGATCCCCAACGCGACGTTGGCCAAGCTGGTCGGCCCGATGATCACCTATCTGTTGCCGTTACTGATCGGTTTTACCGGCGGACGTCTGGTAGGTGGAGAGCGCGGCGGCGTGGTCGGCGCCATCACCACTATGGGCGTGGTGGTCGGCTCTGATATCCCGATGTTCCTCGGCGCCATGATTGCCGGCCCGTTGGGTGGCTGGGCGATCAAACACTTTGACCGCGCGGTTGACGGCAAAATCAAAAGCGGCTTTGAGATGCTGGTCAACAACTTCTCCGCCGGTATCATCGGCATGTTGCTGGCTATTCTGTCCTTCCTGGCGATTGGTCCGCTGGTCGAGGCGCTGTCGCGCATTCTGGCCGCCGGCGTACACCTGATGGTGCAGAACAACCTGTTGCCGCTGGCGTCGATTTTCGTTGAACCGGCGAAGATCCTGTTCCTGAATAACGCCATCAACCACGGCATCTTCTCGCCGCTGGGCATCCAGCAGGCGACGGAAGCCGGGAAATCCATCTTCTTCCTGATCGAAGCCAACCCGGGTCCGGGTATGGGAGTGCTGATGGCTTACATGCTGTTCGGCCGCGGCAACGCCAAACAGTCTGCGCCGGGCGCGGCCATCATCCACTTCCTGGGCGGGATTCATGAAATCTACTTCCCGTATGTGCTGATGAATCCGCGTTTGATTATCGCCGTTATTCTTGGCGGCATGACCGGCGTGTTCACGCTGGGCCTGCTGAACGGCGGTCTGGTGTCTCCAGCCTCGCCGGGTTCCATTCTGGCGGTGCTGGCCATGACGCCGAAAGGCGCCTACTTCGCCAATATCGTCGCGATCGCCGCCGCTTTCGCGGTCTCCTTTGTGGTGTCGGCCATCCTGCTGAAAAGCAGCAAAGTGAAGGATGACGACGAACTGGAGCTGGCGACCCGCCGTATGCAGGAAATGAAATCCGCGTCCAAAGGCCAGGCTGTCAGCGGCGTGAGCGGCGACCTTGGCACCGTGCGTAAGATCATCGTCGCCTGCGACGCCGGCATGGGCTCCAGCGCCATGGGAGCAGGGGTGCTGCGCAAGAAGGTACAGGATGCCGGTCTGCGGGGCATTTCGGTGACCAACAGCGCCATCAACAACCTGCCGGAAGACGTGGATCTGGTGATCACCCATCGTGATCTGACCGAGCGCGCCATGCGCCATGCGCCGCAGGCTCAGCACATTTCGCTGACCAACTTCCTCGACAGCAACCTGTACAACGATCTGGTTGCCCGTCTGCAGGCTGCTCAACCTGGCGAGGCCAAACCCGCTGCCGCCGCTGCGGTTGCCGAGCCGGCCGCCGCACCGCAGACGTTGTTCCAGTTGACGGAGAAAAACGTCTTCCTGAACCTGCAGGCCGCCGACAAAGAACAGGCCATTCGTTTTGCCGGTGAACAACTGGTAAAAGGCGGTTATGTCGAGCCGGCGTATGTCGACGCGATGCTGGAGCGTGAGAAACTGACCTCCACCTACCTGGGCGAGTCGATCGCCGTGCCGCACGGGACGATTGAAGCCAAGGACCGGGTGCTGAAAACCGGCGTGGTGTTCTGTCAGTATCCGCAAGGGGTGCGCTTCGGCGACGATGAGGACGACGTGGCTCGTCTGGTCATCGGTATCGCGGCCCGCAACAACGAACACGTGCAGGTCATCACCAATCTCACCAGCGCGCTGGATGATGAGTCGATAATAGAACGGCTGGCTCAGACGGAGAATGTGCAGGATGTCCTCGACCTGCTTTCCGGCAAGTCGCCTGCCTGA